The following coding sequences are from one SAR86 cluster bacterium window:
- a CDS encoding PhoH family protein has product MPKLKFKLPEIETQNLSLICGPVNSNIEQIENSLAIKIKSRGNSFSISGEKNNVVKARMILEDLASLAETSDSVSPDEVHFSICRALNGTASDSNGTIFELETEQDFTIQTPKLYVTPRNKAQEKFVQSILDHDIAFGVGPAGTGKTYIAVAAAVNMFVEEKVNKIILTRPAVEAGEHLGFLPGDLSQKVDPYLRPLYDALFDMMGPEKVGRLIENGKIEVAPLAYMRGRTLNDSFLILDEAQNCTPAQMKMFLTRIGFGSTAVVTGDITQTDLPKGTPSGLADAIKILDSQKDIAFHYFHPDDVVRHNLVQKIIEAYERKNN; this is encoded by the coding sequence ATGCCGAAATTAAAATTTAAACTTCCCGAAATAGAGACACAGAATCTCTCTCTTATTTGCGGGCCTGTAAATTCAAACATAGAACAAATTGAAAATTCTCTTGCGATAAAGATTAAGAGTAGAGGAAATAGTTTTTCTATTTCTGGTGAAAAAAATAACGTAGTTAAAGCAAGGATGATTCTTGAAGATTTAGCCTCTCTCGCAGAGACGAGTGATTCTGTTTCTCCCGATGAGGTTCACTTTTCAATTTGTAGAGCGTTAAATGGTACAGCTTCAGATTCGAACGGGACGATTTTTGAGTTAGAGACTGAACAAGATTTCACTATTCAAACGCCAAAACTTTACGTAACTCCAAGAAATAAAGCTCAAGAAAAATTTGTCCAGTCAATTTTAGATCACGACATAGCATTTGGAGTGGGGCCAGCTGGAACAGGTAAAACTTATATTGCTGTTGCCGCTGCGGTCAACATGTTTGTTGAAGAAAAAGTTAATAAAATTATTCTGACTAGACCAGCCGTTGAAGCTGGCGAGCATCTTGGATTTTTGCCAGGCGATCTTTCACAAAAAGTAGATCCATATCTAAGACCTCTTTATGACGCTTTATTCGATATGATGGGTCCAGAAAAAGTTGGCAGACTTATTGAAAATGGAAAAATTGAAGTTGCGCCCTTGGCATACATGCGAGGCAGGACTTTAAACGATTCATTTTTAATTTTGGATGAAGCGCAAAATTGTACTCCTGCTCAAATGAAAATGTTTTTAACGAGAATTGGTTTTGGCTCAACCGCGGTTGTTACCGGAGATATTACCCAGACAGATTTGCCTAAAGGAACTCCTTCAGGACTTGCTGATGCAATTAAAATATTAGACTCTCAAAAGGATATAGCTTTTCATTACTTTCATCCCGATGATGTTGTGAGACACAATTTAGTGCAAAAAATTATTGAAGCTTATGAGCGTAAGAATAATTAA
- the ybeY gene encoding rRNA maturation RNase YbeY, with amino-acid sequence MDLTLNNLKSTKFTKLSKSEILEIVLEVFNTVGYQFTDQHQLNLNFVSQEEMKVLNKTYRNQDKSTNVLSFELPKNFPTGDKKTLIGEIALCEEIIEQEAKKYKKIFENRLKHMIIHGLLHLLGFDHMKKLDQNEMEKIEKKIMKNISAGDPY; translated from the coding sequence ATGGATTTAACTTTAAATAATTTAAAATCAACAAAATTCACTAAATTATCAAAATCAGAAATTTTAGAAATCGTTCTTGAAGTGTTCAACACGGTCGGGTATCAATTCACTGACCAGCACCAATTAAATTTAAATTTTGTCAGTCAAGAAGAAATGAAAGTTCTAAATAAGACATATCGTAATCAAGACAAATCAACTAATGTTTTGTCTTTCGAATTACCAAAAAATTTTCCAACTGGAGATAAAAAGACTTTAATAGGAGAAATAGCTCTTTGCGAAGAAATAATTGAACAAGAGGCAAAAAAATATAAAAAAATCTTTGAAAATAGATTAAAACATATGATAATCCACGGCCTTCTTCATCTGTTAGGGTTTGATCACATGAAAAAATTAGATCAAAATGAAATGGAGAAGATTGAAAAGAAAATAATGAAAAATATATCTGCAGGAGATCCTTATTAG
- a CDS encoding CBS domain-containing protein yields MKEEPPSTEAQLETNLGLFKRTRNYVREIYRKLSFKPVNQNELASVLKEAEENNIIDKDVLEMMEETIEFASIPVRDVMVPRSQMISINEQDNIDQLIKKVVQSSHSRFPVFNEDESKIIGILLAKDLLKFAPGLIEERLDINSFDFQEIVRPVNHIPESKKINVLLDEFKSNRSHMALVVDEFGEVSGLVTIEDVLEEIVGEIEDETDIDEETRIIQKSNKEFNVQAITEIEQFNSKFNTDFSDEDFDTIGGFVTNKFGRFPKTGESIKLENLKFSILSSNKRQIKKIKVEIQD; encoded by the coding sequence ATGAAAGAAGAACCTCCAAGTACTGAGGCTCAGTTGGAAACCAATCTGGGCTTATTCAAAAGAACAAGAAATTACGTTAGAGAGATTTATAGAAAACTCTCATTCAAGCCCGTGAATCAAAACGAATTGGCTTCGGTTTTAAAGGAAGCTGAAGAAAATAACATCATTGATAAAGACGTCTTGGAAATGATGGAAGAAACCATTGAATTTGCCTCTATTCCCGTAAGAGACGTAATGGTTCCAAGATCGCAAATGATTTCAATAAATGAACAAGACAATATTGATCAACTTATTAAGAAAGTTGTGCAATCTTCGCATTCAAGGTTCCCCGTTTTTAATGAAGATGAATCTAAAATAATCGGAATTTTATTGGCCAAGGACCTTTTAAAATTTGCACCAGGATTAATAGAGGAAAGGCTAGACATAAATAGTTTTGACTTCCAAGAAATAGTAAGACCTGTAAATCATATTCCAGAAAGTAAGAAGATAAATGTTCTCTTGGATGAATTTAAATCCAATAGAAGTCATATGGCTCTGGTTGTAGACGAATTCGGGGAAGTCAGTGGATTGGTTACCATTGAAGATGTTCTAGAGGAAATAGTTGGCGAGATAGAAGATGAAACAGATATCGATGAAGAGACAAGAATTATTCAAAAATCCAATAAAGAATTTAATGTTCAAGCAATTACTGAAATTGAGCAATTCAACTCAAAATTCAATACGGATTTCTCCGATGAGGATTTCGATACGATTGGCGGGTTTGTTACGAATAAATTTGGTAGATTTCCAAAAACAGGGGAATCGATAAAGTTAGAAAATTTAAAATTTTCTATATTGTCATCAAATAAAAGACAAATTAAAAAGATTAAAGTCGAAATTCAAGATTAA
- a CDS encoding hydrogen peroxide-inducible genes activator has protein sequence MITIKQINYALAVAETLHFKKAAEKCFVSPSTLSNAITEMEARLGVQIFERNNKNVIITKLGSLVIEKAQGIKTDIDDINKICELNSEPLSSKISLGIIPTIGPFLLPVLLPKIKEDFPNLTLNIVEAQTDVLLRKISSGEIELAILALPFETSGFNVHKFWIENFFWISKKEDPRSKKKSIKAKELDLDELIMLEEGNCLKDHILNACKIKNTSKITFNASTLSTSIELVKGGIGTTLVPEMAVNKLLSANPELAKTELDEKGPHREIALVSRMNYSGERDIDKLIHLFTKELKDHKNIKVS, from the coding sequence ATGATCACCATTAAACAAATAAACTATGCTCTTGCTGTTGCAGAAACACTGCACTTCAAAAAAGCCGCTGAGAAATGTTTTGTTTCACCATCTACCCTCAGCAATGCCATTACTGAAATGGAGGCACGACTTGGAGTACAGATATTTGAAAGAAACAACAAGAACGTAATAATTACAAAATTAGGATCTTTGGTAATTGAAAAAGCTCAGGGAATTAAGACTGATATCGATGATATCAATAAAATTTGTGAATTAAATTCAGAGCCCCTTTCAAGCAAAATTTCACTAGGAATAATTCCAACCATTGGTCCTTTTTTATTGCCCGTACTTCTGCCGAAAATTAAAGAAGATTTTCCTAACTTAACTTTAAATATCGTAGAGGCCCAAACAGATGTCCTGCTGAGAAAAATTTCTTCTGGTGAAATCGAATTAGCTATTTTAGCTCTGCCTTTTGAAACTTCAGGATTTAATGTACATAAATTTTGGATTGAAAATTTTTTTTGGATCAGCAAGAAAGAAGATCCAAGATCTAAAAAAAAATCTATCAAAGCTAAAGAGCTTGATCTAGACGAACTGATTATGCTTGAAGAAGGAAATTGTCTAAAAGATCATATCTTAAACGCTTGCAAAATAAAGAATACCTCAAAAATTACTTTCAATGCTTCTACTCTTAGTACTTCGATAGAGCTTGTGAAAGGAGGTATAGGAACAACTCTTGTTCCAGAGATGGCAGTAAATAAATTACTTTCTGCTAATCCAGAATTGGCAAAAACGGAATTAGACGAAAAAGGACCTCACAGAGAAATTGCCCTTGTTTCAAGAATGAATTATTCAGGAGAAAGAGACATAGATAAATTAATCCACTTATTCACCAAAGAGCTAAAAGATCATAAAAATATCAAAGTAAGTTAA
- the katG gene encoding catalase/peroxidase HPI encodes MDNTESNIEKCPVMHGSMTRNTTSGTSNKDWWPDQLNLSILHQHDRKSNPMGEDFDYKSEFEKLDYFALKQDLLDLMTDSQDWWPADYGHYGPFFIRLTWHAAGTYRSTDGRGGGGTGAQRFAPLNSWPDNGNLDKARRLLWPIKEKYGNKISWADLLILSGNVAIESMGGKTYGFSGGRPDIWAPEEDILWGVEEQWLENTRYQGERELNNPLAAVQMGLIYVNPQGPDANPDPMASAHDIRTTFGRMAMNDYETVALVAGGHTFGKCHGAGDADLVQAEPEGAPIEQMGLGWTNTHGTGLGQDAITSGLEGAWTTNPIQWDNGYFELLFKYDWELGKSPAGAHQWYAKDQKEEDMAPSAHDPSKKEPTIMATTDIAMKTDPSYKKISEHFLNNPDEFADAFAKAWFKLLHRDMGPKSNYMGPEVPEEDLIWQDPINDGSTDYDIASVKSKIEASGLSIQEMVETAWASASTYRGSDMRGGANGARIRLAPQKDWEANKPEQLSKVLEIYESIAQESGASIADVIILAGNIGIEKATGVEVPFTPGRGDATQEQTDADSFEYLEPLSCAFRNYHRSGLSVSAEEIMLDKSQLLGLTAPEMTVLIGGMRSLGITASDYGLVSENTDELSNDYFKTLLDMRVQWKPNGTGNSYEAFDRVTGEKTRTASRADLVFGSNSQLRALVEVYATEDNKEKFVKDFVSAWNKVMNADLF; translated from the coding sequence ATGGATAATACAGAATCAAACATTGAAAAATGTCCAGTCATGCATGGCTCGATGACTAGAAATACAACAAGCGGAACTTCTAACAAAGATTGGTGGCCAGACCAATTAAATTTAAGCATTCTTCATCAACACGATAGAAAATCAAATCCAATGGGCGAAGACTTTGATTATAAATCTGAGTTTGAAAAGCTTGACTATTTTGCTCTAAAGCAAGATTTGTTGGATTTGATGACAGATTCACAAGATTGGTGGCCTGCAGATTATGGCCATTATGGTCCGTTTTTTATCAGATTGACTTGGCACGCGGCTGGTACCTACCGTTCGACAGATGGTAGAGGTGGCGGAGGAACTGGAGCACAACGTTTTGCTCCTTTAAATAGCTGGCCTGATAATGGAAATCTAGACAAAGCTAGACGGCTTCTCTGGCCAATAAAAGAAAAATACGGAAATAAAATCAGCTGGGCAGATTTGTTAATTCTTTCCGGTAATGTCGCAATAGAGTCAATGGGCGGTAAAACTTATGGATTCAGCGGTGGTAGACCTGACATTTGGGCGCCAGAGGAAGACATTCTTTGGGGAGTTGAAGAGCAGTGGCTAGAAAACACTCGTTATCAAGGAGAAAGAGAGCTGAATAATCCTCTCGCGGCTGTGCAAATGGGATTGATTTATGTAAATCCTCAAGGCCCAGATGCAAATCCAGATCCCATGGCTAGCGCACACGATATTCGAACCACTTTTGGAAGAATGGCCATGAATGATTATGAGACTGTTGCTTTAGTAGCTGGCGGACACACTTTTGGTAAATGTCATGGAGCTGGAGACGCAGACTTAGTCCAAGCTGAACCAGAGGGTGCCCCAATAGAGCAAATGGGCCTTGGTTGGACCAATACTCACGGTACTGGACTTGGTCAAGACGCTATCACAAGCGGACTCGAAGGCGCTTGGACAACCAATCCAATTCAGTGGGACAATGGCTATTTCGAACTACTCTTTAAATACGATTGGGAGCTTGGTAAAAGTCCTGCTGGCGCTCATCAATGGTATGCGAAAGATCAAAAAGAAGAAGACATGGCTCCTAGTGCTCATGATCCTAGTAAAAAAGAGCCTACCATTATGGCCACCACTGACATCGCTATGAAAACTGATCCGAGTTATAAGAAAATCTCTGAACATTTTCTTAATAACCCAGATGAATTTGCAGATGCTTTTGCTAAAGCTTGGTTCAAGCTTCTGCACAGAGATATGGGGCCAAAGTCAAATTATATGGGCCCAGAGGTTCCAGAAGAAGATCTTATTTGGCAAGACCCTATAAACGATGGATCCACAGATTATGATATCGCTTCAGTCAAAAGCAAAATAGAAGCTAGCGGTTTGAGCATCCAAGAAATGGTTGAGACTGCTTGGGCTAGTGCTTCAACTTATCGAGGCTCGGACATGCGTGGAGGTGCAAACGGAGCAAGAATTCGTTTAGCTCCACAAAAAGATTGGGAAGCAAATAAACCAGAGCAACTTTCAAAAGTTTTAGAAATATACGAAAGCATAGCTCAGGAATCTGGCGCATCTATTGCGGATGTAATTATCCTTGCTGGAAATATAGGGATAGAAAAAGCAACTGGAGTAGAAGTACCTTTTACTCCTGGTCGAGGCGATGCTACTCAAGAGCAAACTGATGCTGATTCCTTCGAATACCTAGAACCATTGTCTTGTGCATTTAGAAATTATCACAGATCAGGTCTTAGCGTCAGCGCTGAAGAGATTATGCTTGATAAATCACAATTACTTGGACTTACGGCTCCAGAAATGACTGTTCTTATTGGAGGCATGAGATCTTTAGGAATCACAGCCAGTGACTATGGATTAGTATCTGAAAACACTGATGAGTTATCAAATGACTATTTTAAAACGCTTCTAGACATGAGAGTCCAGTGGAAACCCAACGGTACTGGAAACTCTTATGAAGCGTTTGATCGAGTCACAGGTGAAAAGACTAGAACCGCTTCAAGAGCAGACTTAGTTTTTGGGTCTAATTCTCAATTGAGAGCCTTGGTAGAGGTATACGCGACTGAAGACAATAAGGAAAAATTTGTTAAAGACTTTGTCAGTGCTTGGAATAAAGTCATGAACGCAGATTTGTTCTAA
- the coaD gene encoding pantetheine-phosphate adenylyltransferase: MSQKAIYPGTFDPITKGHVDLIERACELFDSVVIAIAASEAKSPLFSLDERKEIANKIFSDNPKVTVIGFSGLLVDLAKDNNAKILIRGLRVVADFEYEFQLANMNRAMMPELESVFLTPKEKYSYISSTLVKEICKMGGDVSEFVHPVSLEALNSKYS, translated from the coding sequence GTGAGTCAAAAAGCTATTTATCCTGGAACTTTTGATCCTATCACGAAAGGACATGTCGACTTAATCGAGCGCGCTTGTGAACTTTTTGATTCAGTTGTCATAGCTATTGCTGCTAGTGAAGCCAAAAGTCCATTGTTTTCTCTGGATGAAAGAAAAGAAATAGCCAATAAGATCTTCTCAGATAACCCTAAAGTTACAGTTATTGGGTTTTCCGGTCTTTTGGTTGATCTCGCAAAAGACAATAACGCTAAAATATTGATTCGTGGATTGAGAGTGGTTGCTGATTTTGAGTATGAATTTCAATTGGCTAATATGAATCGTGCAATGATGCCTGAATTAGAAAGCGTATTTTTAACTCCAAAAGAAAAGTATTCTTATATCTCTTCAACCTTAGTTAAAGAGATTTGCAAAATGGGTGGCGATGTTTCCGAATTTGTTCATCCAGTATCACTTGAAGCCCTTAATTCTAAATATTCTTAA
- the mutM gene encoding bifunctional DNA-formamidopyrimidine glycosylase/DNA-(apurinic or apyrimidinic site) lyase, with protein MPELPEVETTLRGISKRIINKKIESFKSRTQKLRWPIDRDLSRYLKNKIIISAWRRGKYIIFNLSEGHLLIHLGMSGKLRVFDGQVTPKKHEHWDLSFTDGWTLRYTDIRKFGALVKIKEKPEEHNLLKNLGPEPLGNEFNSEYLFQCTRKRTRPIKNLIMDANVVTGVGNIYANEALFLAGIRPRKQSRRLTKLNCEDLVSAIRQTLQEAIEAGGTTLKDYTNADEAPGYFKKKLRVYDRGNKPCLTCGTQLKIIRQANRQTVYCPSCQK; from the coding sequence ATGCCCGAGCTTCCTGAAGTTGAAACTACTCTGCGCGGCATTTCAAAAAGAATAATAAATAAAAAGATTGAATCTTTTAAATCAAGAACACAGAAACTTAGATGGCCTATAGATAGGGATCTTAGTCGCTACTTAAAAAACAAAATCATTATCTCTGCTTGGCGAAGAGGAAAATATATTATTTTCAATCTTTCAGAAGGTCATCTTCTAATTCATCTTGGGATGTCTGGAAAATTAAGAGTCTTTGATGGTCAGGTAACGCCAAAAAAACATGAGCATTGGGACTTATCTTTCACTGATGGCTGGACACTTAGATATACAGATATAAGAAAATTTGGGGCTCTTGTAAAAATAAAAGAAAAACCTGAAGAACATAACTTGCTTAAAAACCTAGGTCCTGAACCCCTTGGTAATGAATTCAATAGTGAGTATCTATTTCAGTGCACTAGAAAGAGGACGCGTCCGATCAAAAACCTAATTATGGACGCAAACGTAGTCACTGGAGTTGGAAATATTTATGCCAATGAAGCTTTATTTCTTGCCGGCATAAGGCCAAGAAAACAATCTAGAAGACTAACCAAATTAAATTGCGAGGATTTGGTTTCAGCAATTCGCCAAACTCTTCAAGAAGCAATAGAAGCTGGAGGGACTACTCTAAAAGATTATACGAATGCCGACGAAGCTCCTGGTTACTTTAAAAAGAAATTAAGAGTTTACGATCGGGGCAACAAACCATGCCTAACCTGTGGAACTCAATTAAAAATTATAAGACAAGCAAATAGACAAACTGTTTATTGTCCAAGTTGTCAAAAATGA
- a CDS encoding TolC family outer membrane protein produces MHKRAVISFFLIFFSLFVKAESLNLAEVYEIALKKDPELKIAEATFKAEKEAKAKGIAGLLPSITTRGITSWNESEVLRGPQSTFFDGTGNNTYGYSADLIQPIFRVDRWFQFSQGKAMSEVAKAKFAFAQQETITRVAQAYFNLLKANKNLEVAVAEENAIKRQRDISKRLFEEGVSSVTDFQEAQAFYDLSKVSRIASEGQLEFAKEALVAIIGEAPNLTDLNSDFPISSPNPKSQEEWVGIGLTNNFSLKAAKLATRASKRNAQSKLSDHFPDVDLVANITRNNSRQPSFEGGNFSFEKNYIEDRKFSLQFSWPLMAGGLISSERREAYAYFEKAEQEEILMERKTKQQIKSMYSSVLTNLANVKAREQALKSSELALKATRFGYESDTRNIVDLLNAERNFFSAQRDFNSSKYDFIIAELGLKLSAGALTPMDIYDISNFMTK; encoded by the coding sequence ATGCACAAAAGAGCTGTAATTTCGTTTTTTTTAATCTTTTTTTCATTGTTTGTTAAAGCTGAATCTCTAAACCTAGCTGAAGTTTATGAAATAGCGTTAAAAAAGGATCCAGAGCTTAAGATAGCCGAAGCTACCTTTAAAGCTGAAAAAGAAGCTAAAGCTAAAGGAATTGCAGGTCTATTGCCAAGCATCACTACTAGAGGAATTACAAGTTGGAATGAGTCTGAAGTGCTACGTGGTCCGCAATCTACGTTTTTTGATGGCACTGGAAATAATACCTATGGTTATTCTGCTGATTTAATTCAGCCAATTTTTCGTGTAGATAGATGGTTTCAATTTAGTCAAGGCAAAGCAATGAGTGAAGTTGCAAAAGCAAAATTCGCTTTTGCTCAGCAAGAAACTATTACAAGGGTGGCTCAAGCCTACTTCAACTTGTTAAAAGCAAATAAGAATCTTGAAGTAGCAGTGGCCGAAGAGAATGCAATAAAGCGTCAAAGAGACATTTCAAAAAGATTATTTGAAGAAGGCGTTTCGTCTGTTACTGACTTTCAAGAAGCGCAAGCTTTTTATGATTTATCTAAAGTTTCTAGAATAGCCAGTGAAGGTCAATTGGAATTCGCGAAAGAAGCGTTGGTAGCAATAATTGGAGAGGCTCCTAATTTAACTGATCTAAATTCGGATTTTCCAATCAGTTCTCCAAATCCAAAATCACAAGAAGAATGGGTTGGTATAGGATTAACGAATAATTTCTCTCTTAAGGCAGCAAAACTTGCAACTAGAGCTTCTAAACGAAATGCTCAAAGTAAACTTTCGGATCATTTTCCTGATGTAGACCTTGTTGCTAACATTACTAGAAATAATAGTAGACAGCCATCTTTCGAAGGTGGAAATTTTAGTTTTGAAAAAAATTATATTGAGGACAGAAAATTTAGCCTTCAGTTTTCATGGCCTTTGATGGCGGGAGGCTTGATAAGCTCTGAAAGGAGGGAGGCTTACGCATATTTTGAAAAAGCTGAGCAGGAAGAAATTTTGATGGAGAGAAAAACTAAGCAACAAATAAAATCTATGTACTCCTCGGTTTTAACAAATTTGGCAAACGTGAAGGCTAGAGAACAAGCACTAAAATCTTCCGAATTAGCACTCAAAGCAACTAGGTTTGGGTATGAATCTGATACGAGAAATATTGTTGATCTTTTAAATGCCGAAAGAAATTTTTTCTCTGCGCAAAGAGACTTCAATTCTTCAAAATATGATTTTATTATCGCTGAATTAGGTCTTAAATTATCTGCAGGTGCGTTAACGCCAATGGATATTTACGACATAAGTAATTTTATGACTAAATAA
- the thiC gene encoding phosphomethylpyrimidine synthase ThiC: protein MDNSPESKKILQTATKLFNGSKKVYIQGSTNNINVPVRKVLQTSSITSEGKQTNPPIYLYDTSGPYSDPDISIDIEKGLPKNRDKWLKNRKKDKPNSTQMSLAREGIITEEMEYIAIRENQCHDENEKLKQGNYHLGENFGANLPKKITPEFVRDEIASGRAVIPANINHPEIEPMIIGRNFKIKVNANIGNSALSSSIHDEVEKLTWSTRWGADTVMDLSTGKNIHDTREWIVRNSPVPIGTVPIYQALEKVNGVAEDLNWDVFKETLIEQAEQGVDYFTIHAGVLLRYVPMTAERVTGIVSRGGSIMAKWCLAHHKENFLYTNFEEICKIMRDYDVTFSLGDGLRPGSIADANDEAQFSELKTLGELTKIAWDYDVQTMIEGPGHVPMQLIKENMDLQLQECYEAPFYTLGPLTTDIAPGYDHITSAIGAAMIGWYGCAMLCYVTPKEHLGLPNKEDVKEGLMAYKIAAHAGDLAKGLPSAQIRDNALSAARFDFRWEDQFNLGLDPERAKSYHDETLPKDSAKVAHFCSMCGPKFCSMKISQDVRDFAREEVKKQEEEMQKKAQEFRDSGSKIYNEI from the coding sequence ATTGATAACTCACCAGAATCTAAAAAAATTCTTCAAACTGCTACAAAACTTTTCAACGGTTCCAAAAAAGTTTACATCCAAGGTTCAACTAACAATATTAATGTTCCAGTAAGAAAAGTTTTGCAAACAAGCTCGATTACCTCAGAGGGAAAACAGACTAACCCGCCTATTTACCTATATGACACTTCAGGTCCTTATTCAGATCCTGATATTTCTATAGATATTGAGAAAGGATTGCCTAAAAATCGAGATAAATGGCTAAAAAATAGGAAAAAAGACAAGCCAAATTCTACACAAATGTCTCTAGCTAGAGAGGGAATCATTACTGAAGAAATGGAGTACATCGCAATTCGAGAAAATCAATGTCACGATGAGAACGAAAAACTAAAGCAGGGCAATTATCATCTCGGAGAAAATTTTGGGGCTAATCTACCAAAAAAAATAACTCCAGAATTTGTTAGGGATGAAATCGCTTCTGGACGTGCAGTCATCCCGGCAAATATAAATCATCCTGAAATAGAGCCTATGATTATCGGAAGAAACTTTAAGATTAAAGTAAATGCAAACATAGGAAATTCAGCTTTGTCCTCTTCAATTCATGACGAAGTGGAAAAATTAACTTGGTCCACAAGGTGGGGGGCAGATACCGTCATGGACCTTTCTACCGGGAAAAATATTCATGACACCAGAGAATGGATAGTAAGAAATTCTCCAGTTCCAATTGGAACAGTTCCAATTTATCAAGCATTAGAAAAAGTAAATGGAGTAGCAGAAGATTTAAATTGGGACGTTTTCAAAGAAACTTTAATAGAGCAAGCCGAGCAAGGTGTAGATTATTTCACTATTCACGCTGGAGTGCTTCTGAGGTATGTGCCTATGACCGCTGAAAGAGTTACTGGAATAGTATCAAGAGGCGGTTCCATTATGGCGAAATGGTGCTTGGCGCATCATAAAGAAAATTTTCTTTACACTAATTTTGAAGAAATCTGCAAGATCATGAGAGATTACGATGTAACTTTTTCTCTTGGAGATGGACTTAGACCAGGATCAATCGCTGACGCAAATGATGAAGCACAGTTTTCAGAATTAAAAACTCTAGGAGAGCTGACCAAGATTGCATGGGATTACGACGTTCAAACGATGATTGAAGGCCCCGGACATGTCCCGATGCAATTGATTAAAGAGAATATGGATTTACAACTGCAAGAATGTTACGAAGCTCCTTTTTATACTCTCGGACCATTAACAACTGATATAGCTCCTGGTTACGATCACATTACTTCTGCAATTGGAGCTGCAATGATAGGTTGGTATGGATGTGCGATGTTGTGTTATGTAACACCAAAAGAACACCTAGGATTGCCAAACAAGGAAGACGTAAAAGAAGGTTTGATGGCTTATAAGATTGCTGCACATGCAGGAGATCTGGCGAAAGGTCTTCCCTCAGCACAAATACGAGATAATGCTCTCTCAGCAGCGAGATTCGATTTTAGATGGGAAGATCAATTCAATTTAGGCTTAGATCCTGAAAGAGCTAAATCCTATCATGATGAAACTTTGCCAAAAGATTCAGCAAAAGTGGCTCATTTTTGTTCAATGTGTGGACCAAAATTTTGTTCGATGAAAATTTCTCAAGATGTAAGAGATTTTGCAAGGGAAGAAGTTAAGAAACAAGAAGAGGAAATGCAAAAGAAAGCTCAAGAATTTAGAGACTCAGGTAGTAAAATTTATAATGAGATTTAG
- a CDS encoding peroxiredoxin → MIKVGEQLPSAKLFKLGEKGVDTIESTEYLADKKVAIVSVPSAFSSTCSIQLPGYIEKSDEILSKGIDEIVCLAVNNAFVMKAWEKHLEAADKVTFLSDGNGDFSKAMGLLADASMIGFGEISARYAAVANDNVLESVFVETGTALEVSTAENLLNNL, encoded by the coding sequence ATGATTAAAGTGGGAGAGCAATTACCTTCAGCTAAGCTTTTTAAACTGGGGGAAAAAGGAGTAGATACCATTGAAAGTACCGAATATTTGGCTGACAAAAAAGTAGCTATAGTTTCAGTGCCGAGTGCATTTTCGTCAACTTGTTCAATTCAACTTCCAGGATACATCGAAAAATCTGATGAAATTCTTTCCAAGGGTATTGATGAAATTGTTTGTTTAGCAGTAAACAATGCTTTTGTAATGAAAGCGTGGGAAAAGCACTTGGAAGCTGCTGATAAAGTAACTTTTCTTTCTGATGGAAATGGGGACTTCTCCAAGGCCATGGGCCTTTTGGCAGATGCTTCAATGATAGGTTTTGGAGAGATTTCAGCGAGATATGCTGCCGTTGCAAACGATAATGTTTTGGAATCAGTTTTCGTAGAAACGGGAACCGCCCTTGAAGTAAGTACAGCAGAAAATTTATTAAATAACCTTTAA